In Primulina eburnea isolate SZY01 chromosome 14, ASM2296580v1, whole genome shotgun sequence, the following proteins share a genomic window:
- the LOC140811691 gene encoding E3 ubiquitin-protein ligase COP1-like, which produces MGDTLMGMVETAVGKAETPPNVQTVAVSASEKELLCPICMQMIKDAFLTACGHSFCYMCIITHLQNKSDCPCCAHFLTTSQLFPNFLLDKLLKKAFAHQLSKSATPLEQFRQSLEQGCEATIKDLDTLLVLVSEKKRVMEQEEAERNMQFLLDFLHCLRKQKVSELNEVQHDLRYIKEDINAVERHRIELYRARDRSSSNLQMISYEPVVTRSQASSVDRNTSGIVINSCDAKGVITSVNFKNKKEEKKAQVNPLGTQSKDASFNGPTSQHISQSGLAVLRKKRVHAQFNDLQDFYLQTRRQASNQLPNQLKKDKSKFNREGYSVGLVDFQTVLSTFTRYSRLRVLAELRHEDLFHHGNNIVSSIEFDRDDELFATAGVSRRIKVFDFSSVVNETTDVHCPVVEMSTRSKLSCLTWNKFAKNIIASSDYEGIVTVWDVTTRQSVVEYEEHEKRAWSVDFSRTEPSMLVSGSDDCKVKVWCTNQEASVLNIDMKANICCVKYSPESSKFVAVGSADHHIHYYDLRNTCHPLHVFGGHKRTVSHVKFLSNHELASASTDNTLQLWDVKNNLHVRTFRGHTNEKNFVGLTGNNEFLACGSETNEVFIYHKAISKPATWHRFGSPDLDDNDEDAGSYFISAVCWKSESPTMLAANSKGTIKVLVLAA; this is translated from the exons ATGGGAGATACTTTAATGGGGATGGTGGAGACGGCGGTGGGCAAGGCGGAGACGCCTCCAAATGTACAAACTGTGGCGGTGTCTGCGTCTGAGAAAGAGCTGCTGTGCCCAATATGTATGCAGATGATTAAGGACGCCTTCTTAACGGCGTGTGGCCACAGCTTCTGCTATATGTGCATTATCACTCATCTGCAGAACAAGAGCGACTGCCCCTGCTGCGCTCATTTTCTAACGACTTCTCAACTCTTCCCCAATTTCCTACTGGATAAG CTATTGAAGAAGGCATTTGCTCACCAGTTGTCGAAAAGTGCAACTCCCTTAGAACAATTTCGTCAATCACTGGAACAG GGTTGTGAAGCAACAATAAAGGACTTAGACACTCTGTTGGTTCTGGTGTCAGAGAAAAAGAGAGTAATGGAACAGGAAGAAGCTGAGAGAAACATGCAATTTTTACTTGATTTCTTACACTGTTTAAGAAAGCAAAAAGTTTCTGAACTCAACGAG GTGCAACACGATCTCCGGTATATCAAAGAGGACATAAATGCTGTTGAAAGGCACAGAATAGAGCTTTACAGAGCAAGAGACAGGTCTTCTAGTAATCTACAGATGATCTCTTATGAACCAGTGGTAACAAGATCTCAGGCTTCTTCGGTTGATAGAAATACTTCCGGCATTGTTATTAACTCTTGTGATGCAAAAGGAGTAATAACTTCTGTTAACTTCAAAAACAAGAAAGAGGAGAAAAAGGCTCAAGTTAACCCCCTTGGAACCCAGAGCAAGGATGCTTCTTTTAATGGGCCAACTTCACAGCATATAAGTCAGTCTGGCTTGGCCGTACTTCGGAAAAAGCGCGTCCATGCACAG TTTAATGATCTTCAAGACTTTTATTTACAAACACGACGCCAGGCAAGCAACCAATTGCCGAACCAATTAAAGAAAGACAAAAGTAAATTCAATAGAGAAGGCTATAGTGTTGGTTTAGTTGATTTTCAGACAGTTCTAAGTACTTTCACACGGTACAG TCGATTGCGAGTACTTGCTGAGCTTAGGCATGAAGATCTGTTTCATCATGGCAATAATATTGTTTCAAG TATAGAATTTGATCGAGATGATGAACTGTTTGCCACTGCTGGAGTGTCACGGCGCATTAAAGTCTTTGATTTCTCTTCA GTTGTCAATGAAACTACAGACGTGCACTGCCCAGTTGTGGAAATGTCGACGCGATCTAAGCTTAGCTGCTTGACCTGGAACAAATTTGCCAAAAACATTATAGCTAGCAGTGATTACGAAGGAATAGTCACTGTTTGGGATGTGACTACACGACAG AGTGTTGTGGAATATGAGGAGCATGAAAAACGTGCATGGAGTGTAGATTTTTCCCGAACTGAACCGTCGATGCTCGTCTCTGGTAGTGACGACTGCAAG GTTAAAGTGTGGTGCACAAATCAAGAGGCTAGTGTTCTCAATATTGATATGAAGGCAAATATATGCTGTGTAAAGTATAGTCCCGAGTCTAGTAAATTTGTTGCG GTTGGTTCTGCTGACCATCACATCCATTATTATGACTTGAGAAACACCTGCCATCCACTCCATGTTTTTGGCGGACACAAAAGGACAGTATCACATGTTAAATTTTTATCCAATCACGAGCTTGCTTCTGCATCAACGGACAATACTCTGCAATTATGGGATGTTAAGAACAATCTGCAT GTCCGGACCTTTAGAGGGCACACAAATGAGAAGAACTTTGTTGGTCTTACAGGGAACAACGAGTTCCTAGCTTGTGGCAGTGAAACAAATGAAGTGTTTATCTACCACAAG GCTATCTCCAAACCTGCGACATGGCATAGATTTGGGTCTCCTGATTTGGATGACAACGACGAAGATGCGGGATCTTATTTCATCAGTGCGGTGTGCTGGAAGAGCGAAAGCCCGACCATGTTAGCTGCCAATAGTAAAGGAACAATCAAAGTGCTGGTCCTTGCTGCTTGA